The Candidatus Kryptobacter tengchongensis genome contains a region encoding:
- a CDS encoding nicotinamide-nucleotide amidase, with protein sequence MRAEIITIGDELLIGQVINTNASYIGKKLSEIGISVARIVSVGDVEKEIIDELKYALDNFEVIILTGGLGPTHDDVTKNAICKLFNTRLVFNESVFNQVKEFLAKRGINQINEANKSQAFVPEKAKIINNYWGTAPGFLFEEGGKIVIVMPGVPKEMMGMMENFVINYLAPKSGENVIKQRVLKTAGIPESHLYEKLKDTVAEIEKFCKVAFLPSALGVKIRITVKAKNSSEAEKIINEAEEKIKTKIGKYIYGVDDEELEEVVGKLLAQKGLKLAVAESCTGGLIADRITNIPGSSRYFERGIVAYSNEAKIQILGVPEELIKIYGAVSREVAEAMAEGVRKISGADIGISTTGIAGPTGATPTKPVGLVWIGYSDKNETFAKEFRFGDNRLENKQRASQMALEILRRKLLGIEI encoded by the coding sequence ATGCGAGCTGAAATAATAACTATAGGGGATGAACTTCTCATCGGGCAGGTGATAAACACAAACGCAAGCTACATCGGGAAAAAACTCTCTGAAATTGGGATAAGCGTTGCAAGAATCGTCTCGGTTGGAGATGTTGAAAAGGAAATAATTGATGAATTAAAATATGCTCTTGATAACTTTGAGGTTATAATTTTAACCGGCGGACTTGGACCAACCCATGATGATGTAACTAAAAATGCAATTTGTAAATTATTCAACACCAGACTTGTATTCAATGAAAGCGTTTTCAATCAAGTTAAAGAATTTCTCGCAAAACGTGGGATAAATCAAATAAACGAGGCGAACAAATCACAAGCATTTGTTCCGGAGAAGGCTAAAATAATAAATAACTACTGGGGAACCGCGCCGGGATTTTTATTTGAGGAGGGAGGGAAAATTGTCATAGTGATGCCCGGGGTCCCGAAAGAGATGATGGGAATGATGGAAAACTTCGTGATAAATTACCTTGCTCCAAAATCTGGAGAAAATGTTATAAAGCAAAGGGTGCTGAAAACAGCGGGAATCCCCGAATCACATCTTTATGAAAAATTAAAAGATACGGTTGCAGAAATTGAGAAATTCTGTAAAGTTGCGTTTTTACCATCAGCTCTTGGAGTTAAAATCAGAATAACAGTTAAAGCAAAGAATTCAAGCGAAGCTGAAAAGATTATCAATGAGGCTGAAGAGAAAATCAAAACCAAAATCGGGAAATATATTTATGGCGTTGACGATGAGGAACTTGAAGAAGTTGTCGGCAAACTATTAGCTCAAAAAGGCTTGAAACTTGCCGTTGCTGAATCATGCACAGGTGGGTTGATCGCAGATAGGATCACAAACATACCGGGAAGTTCAAGATACTTTGAGCGTGGAATTGTTGCATATAGCAACGAGGCAAAAATTCAAATACTTGGCGTTCCCGAAGAACTTATAAAAATTTACGGCGCTGTAAGCCGCGAAGTTGCAGAAGCAATGGCTGAAGGTGTTAGAAAAATTTCTGGAGCTGATATCGGAATATCAACCACCGGGATAGCAGGTCCAACAGGGGCAACACCAACAAAACCAGTTGGGCTCGTTTGGATAGGTTATTCTGATAAAAATGAAACATTTGCAAAAGAATTTAGATTCGGTGATAATCGGCTTGAAAATAAACAAAGAGCATCGCAAATGGCGCTTGAAATTTTAAGAAGAAAATTACTTGGAATTGAAATATGA
- a CDS encoding phosphatidylglycerophosphatase A, which translates to MSQREKELRNQYKISLFSKLVATGFFSGYIPIAPGTAGSLVAVLIYWVFLRSNFQILIALLIFFVLGIFTSSRFEQRDGHDPKIVVVDEIVGMWLSLLFIEKKILNVFIAFLVFRAMDVIKPPPARGFDRMKGGFGIMMDDVVAGIYANILTQVILNLFLK; encoded by the coding sequence ATGTCCCAGCGGGAAAAAGAGCTTCGGAATCAATATAAAATTTCGCTTTTTTCAAAACTTGTTGCGACTGGTTTTTTTTCTGGATACATACCAATCGCACCGGGAACAGCAGGGAGCTTGGTTGCAGTTTTAATTTACTGGGTCTTTTTAAGATCAAATTTTCAAATTTTAATTGCGCTTTTAATTTTTTTTGTCCTTGGGATTTTCACATCATCAAGATTTGAACAGCGAGATGGGCATGACCCTAAAATCGTTGTCGTTGATGAAATCGTCGGAATGTGGCTTTCTCTTTTATTCATTGAGAAAAAAATTTTAAATGTTTTTATCGCTTTTTTAGTTTTCAGAGCCATGGACGTTATAAAACCTCCGCCCGCAAGGGGATTTGACCGTATGAAAGGTGGTTTCGGGATCATGATGGATGATGTCGTCGCAGGAATTTATGCAAATATCTTAACTCAAGTCATTTTAAATCTATTTTTGAAATAA
- a CDS encoding Predicted PurR-regulated permease PerM, which produces MNEKISFRRGVLVFIGIPTLVLLTVWIASIAIHISLILILSIFLSVALNPLVIYFESLGLKRTVAIMVVFASLLLMLTFTIIFLIPTFTNQLKTLAEQLQKVPLDVIIASAIQNLKEKIPILKGLDLEHKAKALVAEYSIKAAQALTSAITTIFELLLAPFVAFFILKDGERFKKKIIRAIPNKYFEMGLNVLDKIEAQITGYIRGLVLEATALGIMSAIGSAILGIKFAFVIGLIAGIASFVPYLGAFVGAVPALLISVVQFGDGRMILPLVIMFVIVHLIDDLVVQPLVYSHSVGMHPVEVVFVLLIFGELFGLFGMLIAIPIEAIIKVSIREIYWGLTHYKITSTKYESFETART; this is translated from the coding sequence ATGAACGAGAAAATATCATTCAGACGGGGAGTTCTTGTTTTCATCGGCATACCGACGCTTGTGCTTTTAACTGTGTGGATTGCTTCAATCGCTATTCATATTTCACTCATTTTGATTTTGTCAATTTTTCTATCAGTTGCGCTAAACCCATTGGTAATATATTTTGAAAGTCTGGGATTAAAGAGAACCGTGGCTATAATGGTTGTATTTGCAAGCTTATTACTTATGCTTACTTTTACAATCATCTTTCTAATCCCCACATTCACGAACCAACTTAAAACGCTCGCCGAGCAACTTCAAAAAGTTCCACTTGATGTTATAATTGCCAGCGCAATTCAAAATCTCAAGGAGAAAATCCCAATCCTCAAAGGGCTTGACCTTGAACATAAAGCTAAAGCTCTAGTTGCGGAGTATTCAATTAAAGCAGCTCAAGCGTTAACTTCAGCTATAACAACTATATTTGAACTTTTACTTGCTCCATTTGTTGCATTTTTCATTCTGAAAGATGGGGAAAGATTTAAGAAGAAAATCATAAGAGCAATACCAAACAAATACTTTGAAATGGGATTAAATGTCCTTGATAAGATTGAAGCACAGATAACTGGCTATATTCGTGGACTCGTTCTTGAAGCAACCGCTCTTGGGATTATGTCTGCGATTGGTTCTGCAATTCTCGGGATTAAGTTTGCGTTTGTGATTGGTTTGATCGCTGGAATTGCAAGTTTTGTCCCTTATCTTGGTGCTTTCGTTGGTGCTGTTCCAGCTTTGTTAATTTCAGTCGTCCAGTTTGGGGACGGGAGAATGATACTCCCACTGGTCATAATGTTTGTAATAGTCCACTTAATTGATGACCTCGTGGTTCAACCACTTGTTTATTCACATTCCGTCGGGATGCATCCCGTTGAGGTTGTCTTTGTGCTTTTGATCTTTGGAGAACTGTTCGGATTATTTGGAATGCTTATCGCAATTCCTATTGAGGCGATTATAAAAGTTTCCATAAGGGAGATATACTGGGGTTTAACACACTATAAAATCACAAGCACGAAATATGAAAGTTTTGAAACTGCCCGAACTTGA
- a CDS encoding 2'-5' RNA ligase, giving the protein MKIRTFIAIDVPEKIKDEIFELEKELMKSAGEGVKWEEKEKFHITLKFLGDVNEEAIDLIYDTLNERLNGFGNFSVIYKGLGCFPDMKHPRVIWIGCEDPSGKLFELQKIVEEKMNELGFEKEDKEYHPHITLGRVKNPKNISGLIKKMESINFETRTGEVAEVLIMKSDLKPTGSVYTVLRKIKL; this is encoded by the coding sequence ATGAAAATAAGAACATTCATCGCAATTGATGTCCCTGAAAAAATTAAAGATGAAATTTTTGAACTTGAAAAGGAACTTATGAAATCAGCAGGTGAGGGAGTTAAATGGGAAGAAAAAGAAAAATTTCATATAACTTTGAAATTTCTTGGCGATGTAAACGAAGAAGCAATTGATTTAATTTATGATACCTTGAACGAAAGACTAAACGGTTTTGGGAATTTTTCAGTTATTTATAAAGGATTAGGATGTTTCCCTGATATGAAACATCCGAGAGTTATATGGATCGGCTGTGAGGACCCAAGCGGGAAACTCTTTGAACTTCAAAAAATAGTTGAGGAAAAAATGAATGAACTTGGGTTTGAAAAAGAAGACAAAGAGTACCACCCACACATAACGCTTGGCAGAGTTAAAAATCCAAAGAACATATCTGGCTTGATTAAAAAGATGGAAAGTATTAATTTTGAAACAAGGACAGGTGAAGTTGCGGAAGTTCTTATAATGAAAAGCGACCTTAAACCGACGGGTTCAGTTTATACGGTTTTAAGAAAAATTAAACTATAA
- a CDS encoding CDP-diacylglycerol--glycerol-3-phosphate 3-phosphatidyltransferase — protein sequence MTLPNQLTILRIVLTPIFVVLLVSENISFKQISLLVYVIAALTDWYDGWIARKFGYTTQWGRFLDPLADKILTSSAFISFASLHLVETWMVVIIVIRDILITLLRSYAELKNKPVITTKSAKAKTFIQMIFIYYLLFAYVLNLSFEGINLELSILHPTLIYWLMLFVTVLTLWTGVVYLCDNWKIIKTFYVPAGKRASESI from the coding sequence ATGACATTACCAAATCAATTAACAATTTTACGGATCGTCCTTACCCCGATCTTCGTTGTTTTACTTGTCTCTGAAAATATATCCTTCAAGCAAATTTCACTTTTAGTTTATGTTATCGCTGCACTTACCGATTGGTATGATGGTTGGATTGCGAGGAAATTTGGATATACGACGCAATGGGGAAGGTTTCTTGATCCACTTGCGGATAAAATTTTAACCTCATCCGCTTTTATTTCCTTTGCCTCGCTTCATCTCGTGGAAACATGGATGGTTGTAATAATAGTCATCAGGGATATACTTATAACACTTTTAAGGTCATACGCAGAGCTTAAAAATAAACCAGTTATAACCACGAAAAGTGCAAAGGCAAAAACATTTATTCAAATGATTTTCATTTATTATCTTCTCTTTGCTTATGTGCTAAATCTAAGTTTTGAAGGTATAAATCTTGAACTTTCAATTTTACATCCAACTTTGATATATTGGCTTATGCTTTTTGTAACAGTGTTAACTTTGTGGACTGGTGTCGTTTATCTTTGCGACAATTGGAAAATAATCAAAACTTTTTATGTCCCAGCGGGAAAAAGAGCTTCGGAATCAATATAA
- a CDS encoding Peptidase family M28 has protein sequence MKLRIFLFSILSLSLSFSQPALNRNPNVVEIIEKISPDSIKKKIEKLVSFHTRHSLSDTVSPARGIGAARRWIKSELERYSKESGGKLKVEFDEFIAPPGPRVPKPTKMVNVVATLPGKVYKDKVYIVSAHYDSRAGDVLDSTGFAPGANDDGSGTAAVLELARVLSKYEFDFTIMFVLFAGEEQGLLGSRHLAKKLKDSGIVILGVLNNDIIGNVEGGNGIIDNTQVRIFSEGLPLIRDENTLRLIAQTGLENDSPSRQLARYVKDVAERYLDNFKVKLIFRRDRFLRGGDHISFNEQGFPAIRISEMNENYTRQHQNVRIEKGIKYGDIPEFVDYEYCANVARVNAIAIYHLANAPLPPQNPIIKVSELEYDTTLKWELSDEEDLAGYNICIRETTSPVWEKKIFVGKVNEFTLKNVSKDNFIFGIQSVDLDGNESLIVIPNPAR, from the coding sequence ATGAAACTTAGAATTTTTCTTTTTTCAATTCTCTCATTATCCCTTTCGTTTTCACAGCCTGCTTTAAATCGCAATCCAAATGTGGTTGAGATAATTGAAAAAATTTCTCCAGACAGCATCAAAAAGAAGATTGAAAAACTTGTAAGTTTTCACACTCGCCATTCGCTTTCAGATACAGTCAGTCCAGCTCGGGGTATTGGTGCAGCTCGCAGGTGGATCAAATCAGAACTTGAAAGATACAGCAAAGAAAGCGGTGGAAAGTTAAAGGTTGAATTTGATGAGTTTATTGCTCCACCAGGTCCAAGGGTTCCTAAACCAACTAAAATGGTGAATGTGGTTGCTACGCTCCCAGGGAAAGTTTACAAGGATAAGGTTTATATTGTAAGTGCTCATTATGATTCAAGAGCTGGAGATGTACTTGATTCAACGGGTTTCGCCCCCGGGGCAAATGATGATGGAAGTGGAACAGCTGCGGTGCTTGAACTTGCTAGAGTTTTAAGCAAATATGAGTTTGATTTTACGATAATGTTTGTTCTTTTTGCGGGCGAAGAACAAGGTTTGCTTGGGAGCAGACATCTTGCAAAAAAACTTAAAGATTCTGGAATTGTAATCCTCGGGGTTTTAAATAATGACATAATTGGTAATGTAGAAGGTGGAAATGGAATTATAGATAACACGCAAGTTAGAATCTTTTCAGAGGGATTACCGCTTATAAGAGATGAAAATACACTGCGATTAATTGCACAAACTGGACTTGAAAATGATTCACCTTCAAGACAGCTTGCAAGATATGTAAAGGATGTTGCGGAAAGATATCTTGACAACTTTAAAGTTAAATTAATTTTCAGACGGGATAGATTTTTGCGTGGTGGTGACCATATATCTTTTAATGAGCAAGGTTTTCCTGCGATAAGGATAAGTGAAATGAATGAAAATTACACCAGACAACATCAAAATGTTAGGATTGAGAAAGGGATAAAGTATGGGGATATTCCCGAGTTTGTTGATTATGAATACTGTGCAAATGTCGCAAGGGTAAATGCAATAGCTATTTATCATCTTGCAAATGCCCCGCTTCCACCGCAGAATCCAATTATAAAGGTCAGCGAGCTTGAGTATGATACAACTTTAAAATGGGAATTGAGCGATGAAGAAGACCTCGCTGGTTATAACATTTGTATCAGGGAAACGACATCGCCAGTGTGGGAAAAGAAAATTTTCGTTGGTAAAGTTAATGAGTTTACATTGAAAAATGTTTCAAAAGATAACTTTATATTTGGGATTCAATCTGTTGATTTAGATGGAAACGAAAGTTTGATTGTCATACCAAACCCTGCAAGGTAA
- a CDS encoding regulatory protein encodes MPIVIGLKRKKRTKEWYFIYLNDGREILSYIDFIIKFKIKTGKQLTEEQIAEIKSSSELISAKETAYKFLSHKPRTQKEVEERLRQKGFDKNVISKVVQEIKNYGFINDLEYARNFVFDRIKSKTLGKVALKQALLAKGISNDIIEQVLSERENIVDEFEIALELANQKLKQIKSSKKKKRTKNEQKRKIYEFLARRGFSWDVINRVMREIFNDLEFEN; translated from the coding sequence ATGCCCATCGTAATAGGTTTAAAACGAAAAAAAAGAACAAAAGAATGGTACTTTATTTACCTGAACGATGGGCGTGAGATTTTATCCTACATTGACTTCATCATCAAATTCAAAATCAAAACTGGAAAACAACTAACGGAAGAACAAATCGCAGAAATTAAATCCTCATCTGAATTAATTTCTGCTAAAGAGACCGCATATAAATTTTTAAGCCATAAACCAAGGACACAAAAAGAGGTTGAAGAACGACTTAGGCAAAAGGGATTTGATAAAAATGTGATTTCAAAAGTGGTTCAGGAGATAAAAAATTATGGTTTTATAAATGATCTTGAATATGCAAGAAATTTTGTTTTTGATCGTATTAAGTCAAAAACACTTGGCAAAGTTGCTCTTAAACAAGCATTGCTTGCAAAGGGAATTTCAAACGACATCATTGAACAAGTTTTATCAGAAAGAGAGAATATAGTTGATGAATTTGAAATAGCTCTTGAACTCGCAAATCAAAAATTAAAACAGATAAAATCATCAAAGAAGAAAAAAAGAACAAAAAACGAACAGAAAAGGAAAATCTACGAATTTCTGGCAAGGCGTGGATTTAGCTGGGATGTTATAAATCGGGTGATGAGAGAAATTTTTAATGATCTTGAATTTGAAAATTAA
- a CDS encoding DNA modification methylase, translating into MGKLKDFENQRAGRLIEFNGQKYKLISVPYNLSLDEINFLKQISNLFDKKDFFINAGEDRIEIYLNRINLDEFIKKTELILEGNERRKALFEKILEGIDSIKSYGLKSGQRVYVDYDKERKVKSRKEKERERGKYFYALNHNFENKNNDLPKEFENKIICGDSEKILKAFPDNCIDLIFTSPPYNFGLDYENHRDAMSWENYFEKLFKIFDECIRVLKFGGRIVVNVQPLFSDYIPIHHIISNFFMSKKLIWKGEIIWEKHNYNCKYTAWGSWKSPSNPYLKYSWEFLEIFSKGSLTHRGRTRETDLTADEFKEWVYARWDIAPEKDMKKWGHPAMFPEELARRVIKLFTFKGDVVLDPFNGVGTTTKVAKELGRKFIGIDISEEYCLKAEQRLSEVGVKRRKEPERIMLKLFD; encoded by the coding sequence ATGGGCAAGTTAAAAGATTTTGAAAATCAAAGAGCGGGAAGATTGATTGAATTTAATGGGCAAAAATATAAATTGATATCAGTCCCGTATAACCTTTCTTTAGATGAGATTAATTTTCTAAAGCAAATTTCAAATTTGTTTGATAAGAAAGATTTTTTTATCAATGCGGGGGAAGATAGGATTGAAATTTATTTAAATCGGATTAATTTGGATGAGTTTATTAAAAAAACTGAACTAATTTTAGAAGGTAACGAGAGGCGGAAAGCTCTTTTTGAGAAGATTCTTGAAGGTATTGACTCAATAAAAAGCTACGGTTTAAAAAGTGGGCAAAGAGTATATGTTGATTATGATAAAGAAAGAAAAGTTAAATCCCGAAAAGAAAAGGAGAGAGAAAGGGGGAAATACTTTTATGCATTAAATCACAACTTTGAAAATAAAAATAATGATCTCCCAAAAGAGTTTGAAAATAAAATTATATGTGGGGATAGCGAGAAAATTTTAAAAGCTTTTCCCGACAACTGTATAGATTTAATTTTTACTTCACCACCTTACAATTTCGGCTTAGATTACGAAAATCACCGAGATGCCATGTCTTGGGAAAATTATTTTGAAAAACTTTTTAAGATTTTTGATGAATGTATAAGGGTTCTGAAATTCGGGGGAAGGATAGTTGTAAATGTTCAGCCCTTGTTTTCGGATTATATCCCGATTCATCATATAATTTCCAATTTTTTCATGAGTAAAAAGCTTATATGGAAAGGCGAGATAATCTGGGAAAAACATAACTATAATTGCAAATATACCGCCTGGGGAAGCTGGAAAAGCCCAAGTAATCCTTATCTAAAGTATTCCTGGGAGTTCCTTGAAATTTTCTCAAAAGGTAGTTTAACTCATAGAGGTAGAACCCGTGAAACAGATTTGACAGCCGATGAGTTTAAAGAGTGGGTTTATGCAAGATGGGATATAGCTCCAGAAAAGGATATGAAGAAATGGGGGCATCCTGCTATGTTCCCAGAGGAGCTGGCAAGAAGGGTTATAAAACTTTTTACATTTAAAGGGGATGTTGTCTTAGACCCCTTTAATGGCGTTGGAACCACTACAAAAGTTGCAAAAGAACTCGGGAGAAAATTTATCGGAATTGATATATCCGAAGAGTATTGTTTAAAGGCTGAACAAAGATTAAGTGAAGTTGGGGTTAAAAGGCGGAAGGAGCCTGAAAGGATCATGTTGAAATTGTTTGATTAA
- a CDS encoding Helix-turn-helix, translating into MKVLKLPELDNEFIARQLKALRLSTDKKIAEIAEATGYAPSYISLIENGKRSLNYKILRRILLYGFDETLSSFFSKILDDEGTFSENASIPRIYKSPFKLYNEDKTVTIQILIPTDASRGIELVKVTLSEGSTFDEEFTVDFKIQGTVLNGAIEIQLHEQKFKVLQNESFSISIKTSSQQNNSLWNLKISNSSKDTSEILLLFTPPVF; encoded by the coding sequence ATGAAAGTTTTGAAACTGCCCGAACTTGACAATGAATTCATCGCTCGGCAGTTGAAAGCTTTGAGATTATCTACTGATAAAAAAATCGCCGAAATAGCCGAAGCAACAGGATATGCACCTTCGTATATTTCCTTGATTGAAAACGGCAAGAGAAGTCTCAATTATAAAATTTTAAGAAGAATTCTGCTTTATGGATTTGACGAAACATTATCAAGTTTTTTCTCAAAAATCCTTGACGATGAAGGCACATTCTCTGAGAATGCGTCCATTCCACGAATTTACAAATCCCCCTTTAAACTTTACAATGAAGATAAAACGGTTACAATTCAAATTTTGATACCAACGGATGCATCCCGAGGGATTGAACTTGTCAAAGTTACGCTTTCCGAAGGCTCAACATTTGATGAAGAATTTACGGTTGATTTTAAAATTCAAGGAACAGTTTTAAATGGAGCGATTGAGATCCAGCTCCATGAGCAAAAATTTAAAGTTTTACAAAATGAAAGTTTTTCCATTTCCATAAAAACGAGCTCTCAACAAAATAATTCTCTTTGGAATCTCAAAATTTCAAATTCATCAAAAGACACATCAGAAATTCTTCTACTCTTCACCCCACCCGTGTTTTAA
- a CDS encoding recombination protein RecA produces MAVDRNEKLKILQTTIQQIEKEYGKGAIMRLGEGPIARVEAIPTGSISLDAAIGIGGVPRGRITEIFGPEASGKTTLCLHIIAEAQKRGGLAAFIDAEHALDLNYAKRLGVDVSNLLLSQPEFGEQALEIVEALVRSGAIDVVVIDSVAALVPRAEVEGEMGDATMGAQARLMSQALRKLASAISKSNTSVIFTNQLRSKIGVMFGNPETTTGGYALKFYAAVRLDIRKVDVIKEGQEIIGNRVRVRVVKNKVAPPFKEAEFDIIYNEGISKINDLLDTAVNLGIIQKSGSWYSYKDERIGQGRDAVKKFFTENENILKEVEYLVREKLGLLPESTEQKLTESEEVAEETQPEPKSGRKR; encoded by the coding sequence ATGGCGGTTGACAGAAATGAAAAGTTAAAAATACTTCAAACAACGATCCAACAAATTGAGAAGGAATATGGTAAGGGAGCTATAATGCGTCTGGGCGAAGGTCCAATTGCAAGAGTTGAAGCGATCCCAACTGGCTCAATCTCACTTGATGCAGCAATTGGAATCGGTGGAGTTCCGAGAGGGAGAATAACCGAAATTTTCGGTCCCGAAGCGTCCGGTAAGACAACCCTCTGTCTTCACATAATTGCCGAAGCTCAAAAAAGAGGCGGACTTGCTGCATTTATTGATGCTGAACATGCACTTGATTTAAACTATGCCAAACGACTTGGCGTTGATGTAAGCAACCTGCTCCTTTCTCAGCCTGAATTCGGAGAACAGGCTCTTGAAATAGTTGAAGCACTCGTAAGAAGTGGTGCAATTGATGTTGTTGTGATTGATTCGGTTGCTGCTCTTGTCCCAAGAGCTGAAGTTGAAGGCGAAATGGGAGACGCAACAATGGGTGCACAGGCACGGCTTATGTCCCAGGCTTTAAGAAAACTTGCATCAGCTATCAGTAAATCCAATACAAGTGTCATCTTCACAAATCAACTCAGAAGTAAAATCGGGGTTATGTTTGGAAATCCAGAGACGACAACAGGTGGATATGCATTGAAGTTTTATGCAGCGGTTCGCCTTGATATAAGAAAAGTTGATGTGATAAAAGAAGGACAAGAGATAATCGGGAATCGGGTCAGAGTTAGAGTTGTGAAAAATAAAGTTGCTCCGCCGTTTAAAGAGGCAGAATTTGACATAATTTACAATGAAGGGATTTCAAAAATTAACGATTTACTTGACACCGCCGTTAACCTTGGGATAATTCAAAAAAGCGGTTCATGGTATTCATATAAAGATGAACGAATTGGACAAGGAAGAGATGCTGTTAAAAAATTCTTCACCGAAAATGAAAACATTTTAAAGGAAGTTGAATATCTTGTGCGGGAAAAACTTGGACTTTTGCCCGAATCAACCGAACAAAAATTAACTGAATCAGAGGAAGTTGCCGAAGAAACACAACCAGAGCCAAAATCAGGAAGAAAGAGGTAA